The following are from one region of the Polaribacter marinaquae genome:
- a CDS encoding sulfite exporter TauE/SafE family protein: protein MEFDLILTNLPVIILFFSVAILYAAVGFGGGSSYLAILALTSIAFTQIRATALLCNIVVVTSNVLLFHQQNQIEWKKIVPLILLSIPFAFLGGKLKISQNFFFILLGFTLLFAAITMWISKKIISSDAKFKESNFLKNAGFGGFIGFISGMVGIGGGIFLAPLLHLTNWNTPKKIAATASVFILVNSIAGLIGQYSNPDFNIDWQLTSILLITVFIGGQIGSRLSATILKPMQLKKATAILIAFVSIRILVKHLFT, encoded by the coding sequence ATGGAATTTGATTTAATTTTAACAAACTTACCTGTAATAATTCTGTTTTTTTCAGTAGCAATATTATATGCAGCTGTTGGTTTTGGTGGCGGTTCTAGTTATTTAGCAATTTTAGCATTAACAAGCATTGCATTTACACAAATTAGAGCAACTGCTTTACTTTGCAACATTGTTGTTGTTACCAGTAATGTTTTATTATTTCATCAGCAGAACCAAATAGAATGGAAAAAAATAGTGCCTTTAATTCTCTTAAGTATTCCGTTTGCATTTCTCGGTGGAAAACTAAAAATAAGTCAGAATTTCTTTTTTATTCTTTTGGGTTTTACACTTCTTTTTGCAGCAATAACTATGTGGATTTCAAAAAAAATAATTTCTTCTGATGCTAAATTTAAAGAGTCTAATTTTCTAAAAAATGCAGGCTTTGGTGGTTTTATCGGTTTTATTTCTGGAATGGTTGGTATTGGCGGAGGCATTTTCTTAGCGCCACTTTTACATCTTACAAATTGGAATACGCCTAAAAAAATTGCTGCTACAGCTAGTGTATTTATTTTAGTAAACTCTATTGCTGGTTTAATTGGGCAATATTCTAATCCAGATTTTAATATCGATTGGCAATTAACTTCTATTTTATTAATTACGGTTTTTATTGGCGGACAAATAGGAAGCAGATTAAGCGCAACAATTCTTAAACCTATGCAACTTAAAAAGGCAACTGCTATTTTAATTGCTTTTGTAAGTATTAGAATTCTAGTTAAACATTTATTTACCTAA
- the fabV gene encoding enoyl-ACP reductase FabV — MIIEPRTRGFICLTSHPTGCEQNVINQIEYIKSKGKIDGAKKVLVIGASTGFGLASRITSAFGSDAATIGVFFDKPATEGRPGSPGYYNTAAFEKHAHQAGLYAKSINGDAFSNEIKEEVVNLIKEDLGQVDLVIYSLASPVRKHPNTGKRFKSVLKPIGEVFTNKTVDFHTGKVSEISINPAEGEDVENTVTVMGGEDWKMWMDALSKENLLAEGATTVAYSYIGPEVTKPVYRNGTIGAAKDHLEATAFTIAEDLKAINGNAYVSVNKALVTQASSAIPVIPLYISLLFKIMKENGTHEGCIEQIQRLYSERLFGGDLDLDEKGRIRIDDLEMKEEVQAAIAELWKDATSENLAEIGDLKGYSDEFFNLFGFKVDGVDYDADVNEMVQIPSIK; from the coding sequence ATGATTATAGAACCAAGAACAAGAGGATTTATATGTTTAACATCTCACCCAACAGGTTGTGAGCAAAACGTAATCAATCAAATAGAATATATAAAGTCTAAAGGAAAAATAGACGGAGCAAAAAAAGTATTGGTAATTGGTGCCTCTACAGGTTTTGGTTTGGCATCTAGAATAACCAGTGCATTTGGTTCTGATGCAGCAACAATTGGCGTTTTCTTTGATAAACCAGCTACAGAAGGTAGACCAGGTTCACCAGGATATTACAACACAGCAGCATTTGAAAAACATGCACACCAAGCAGGTTTATATGCAAAAAGTATTAATGGCGATGCATTTTCTAACGAAATAAAAGAGGAAGTTGTAAATCTAATTAAAGAAGATTTAGGGCAAGTAGATTTAGTAATTTACAGTTTAGCATCACCAGTTAGAAAACACCCAAATACTGGTAAAAGATTTAAATCAGTATTAAAACCAATCGGAGAAGTTTTTACAAACAAAACTGTAGATTTTCATACAGGTAAAGTATCAGAAATTTCTATAAATCCGGCAGAAGGTGAAGATGTAGAAAATACTGTAACCGTAATGGGAGGTGAAGATTGGAAAATGTGGATGGATGCTTTAAGTAAAGAAAATTTATTGGCAGAAGGTGCTACAACAGTTGCATATTCTTACATTGGGCCAGAAGTAACAAAACCAGTATATAGAAACGGAACAATTGGTGCTGCTAAAGATCATTTAGAAGCAACAGCTTTTACAATTGCAGAAGATTTAAAAGCAATTAACGGTAATGCTTATGTTTCTGTAAACAAAGCATTGGTTACACAAGCAAGTTCTGCAATACCTGTAATACCTTTGTATATTTCTTTGTTATTTAAAATAATGAAAGAAAACGGAACTCACGAAGGTTGTATCGAACAAATTCAGCGTTTGTATAGCGAACGTTTATTTGGTGGTGATTTAGACTTGGATGAAAAAGGAAGAATTAGAATTGATGATTTAGAAATGAAAGAAGAAGTACAAGCTGCAATCGCAGAACTTTGGAAAGATGCTACATCAGAAAATTTAGCTGAAATTGGAGATTTAAAAGGTTACAGCGATGAGTTTTTTAATTTATTCGGATTTAAAGTAGACGGAGTAGATTACGACGCAGATGTAAATGAAATGGTACAAATACCAAGTATTAAATAA
- a CDS encoding TerC family protein, giving the protein MLEVIFTLIMLVLLQAVLGFDNLLYISLESKKAPVADQKKVRKTGILIAIVLRIVLLFVLVSIIDFFQEPFSFLTGEIKDIVHFEFNGHSIIVLLGGGFIIYTAIKEIWHMIGTNNLDDDIEGDSKRAKSANAVITSIVIMNLVFSFDSILAAIGLTSEIENSTTAFIVMAIAIVISGLLMLFLADRISSFLAKNRMYEVLGLFILFIVGIMLVTEGGHLAHIKLFGNEIVPMSKTTFYFVLAVLVIVDVVQGKYQKKLLAAQKKQ; this is encoded by the coding sequence ATGTTAGAAGTAATTTTTACATTAATTATGCTTGTACTTTTACAAGCAGTTCTTGGTTTCGATAACCTACTTTATATTTCTTTAGAGTCTAAAAAAGCGCCGGTAGCAGATCAAAAAAAAGTTAGAAAAACAGGAATCTTAATAGCAATTGTTTTAAGAATTGTATTGCTTTTTGTTTTAGTGTCTATTATTGATTTTTTTCAAGAACCTTTTTCTTTTTTAACTGGTGAAATAAAAGATATTGTTCATTTTGAATTTAATGGTCACAGCATCATTGTTTTATTAGGTGGTGGTTTTATTATCTATACAGCTATTAAAGAAATTTGGCACATGATTGGTACTAACAATTTAGATGACGATATTGAAGGTGATTCTAAAAGAGCTAAATCTGCTAATGCAGTTATAACAAGTATTGTAATTATGAATCTTGTTTTTTCTTTCGATTCTATTTTAGCTGCAATTGGTTTAACTAGTGAAATCGAAAATTCTACAACCGCTTTTATTGTAATGGCTATTGCTATTGTAATTAGTGGTTTGCTAATGTTATTTTTAGCTGATAGAATTTCTAGCTTTTTAGCAAAAAACAGAATGTACGAAGTATTGGGTTTATTTATTCTTTTTATTGTAGGAATAATGTTAGTTACAGAAGGCGGACATTTAGCACATATTAAACTTTTTGGTAACGAAATTGTACCAATGAGTAAAACTACTTTTTACTTTGTATTAGCGGTATTGGTTATTGTTGATGTAGTGCAAGGAAAATATCAGAAAAAATTATTAGCAGCTCAAAAGAAGCAATAA
- a CDS encoding glyoxalase, with protein sequence MSRTRPVLENLITDNMSEAEVFQNKTLRPIIKMQHNLLIVFFKSYLKKRKIDFSVLTAQKKRSRVKAIFTKDINFKNLNLGLIIGDFSIEEYAFYDGNSSELNRRILQIIAQRIQDSLDEI encoded by the coding sequence ATGAGTAGAACAAGACCTGTATTAGAAAATTTAATAACAGATAATATGTCTGAAGCAGAAGTTTTTCAAAATAAAACTTTACGACCTATTATAAAAATGCAACACAATTTGTTAATTGTGTTTTTTAAGAGTTATTTAAAGAAAAGAAAAATTGATTTTTCTGTTTTAACAGCCCAAAAGAAAAGAAGTAGAGTAAAAGCTATTTTTACAAAAGATATCAATTTTAAAAACCTAAATCTAGGTTTAATTATTGGAGATTTTTCGATCGAAGAATATGCGTTTTACGATGGAAATTCATCAGAATTAAATAGAAGAATTTTACAGATAATTGCACAAAGAATTCAAGATAGCTTAGATGAAATCTAA
- the acs gene encoding acetate--CoA ligase produces the protein MSNYHIKHLEEYYQVYRKSIREPESFWEEIAEEHFIWRKKWDKVLEWDFSKPEIKWFQGAKLNITENCIDRHLATRGDKTAILFEPNNPDEAAEHITYNQLYKRVNQFANVLKEQGIQKGDRVCIYVPMIPELAIATLACARIGAIHSVVFAGFSATALATRINDSDCKMVITADGSYRGSKTIDLKGIVDEALENCGCVETVLVAKRIQSNISMKSDRDKWLQPLLDNASDVCEAEIMNAEDPLFILYTSGSTGTPKGMVHTTAGYMVYAAYTFKNAFQYRENDVYWCTADIGWITGHSYIVYGPLANGATTVMFEGVPSYPDFGRFWQIVEKHKVNQFYTAPTAIRALAKQGTELVDKYDLSSLKVLGSVGEPINEEAWHWYNDNVGKKKSPIIDSWWQTETGGIMITPIPYVTPTKPTYATLPFIGIQPALMDENGQELKGNQVEGRLCIKFPWPSIARTIWGNHQRYKETYFSAFENNYFTGDGALRDEVGYYRITGRVDDVIIVSGHNLGTAPIEDAINEHPAIAESAIVGFPHEIKGSALYGYITLKDAGEYRNHDNLKKEINQLIADRIGPIAKLDKIQFSEGLPKTRSGKIMRRILRKIAANEMDNLGDTSTLLNPEVVQSIIDNRL, from the coding sequence ATGAGTAATTACCACATAAAACATTTAGAAGAATACTATCAAGTATACAGAAAGTCTATTAGAGAGCCAGAAAGTTTTTGGGAAGAAATAGCCGAAGAGCATTTTATTTGGCGAAAAAAATGGGATAAAGTTCTAGAGTGGGATTTCTCGAAACCAGAAATAAAATGGTTTCAAGGTGCTAAATTAAATATTACAGAAAATTGTATTGATAGACATTTGGCAACTCGAGGAGATAAAACTGCTATTTTATTTGAGCCAAATAATCCAGATGAGGCTGCAGAACATATAACTTATAACCAATTGTACAAAAGAGTAAATCAGTTTGCAAATGTGTTAAAAGAGCAAGGTATACAAAAAGGAGATCGAGTTTGTATTTATGTGCCGATGATACCAGAGTTGGCAATTGCAACTTTAGCATGTGCCAGAATTGGCGCAATACATTCTGTAGTTTTTGCAGGCTTCTCTGCAACAGCATTGGCAACAAGAATAAATGATTCTGATTGTAAAATGGTAATTACTGCTGATGGATCTTATAGAGGCTCAAAAACCATAGACTTAAAAGGAATTGTAGATGAAGCTTTAGAAAATTGTGGTTGTGTAGAAACTGTTTTAGTTGCAAAAAGAATTCAATCTAATATATCGATGAAATCTGATAGAGATAAATGGTTACAACCTTTGTTAGATAACGCTTCTGATGTTTGTGAGGCAGAGATAATGAATGCCGAAGATCCGTTATTTATTTTATACACTTCTGGTTCTACAGGAACGCCAAAAGGAATGGTGCATACTACTGCAGGATATATGGTTTATGCTGCTTATACTTTTAAAAATGCATTTCAATATAGAGAAAATGATGTGTATTGGTGTACCGCAGATATTGGTTGGATTACCGGACATTCTTATATTGTTTATGGTCCGTTAGCAAACGGTGCAACAACTGTTATGTTTGAAGGTGTACCAAGTTATCCAGATTTTGGTCGTTTTTGGCAAATTGTAGAAAAGCACAAAGTAAATCAGTTTTATACAGCGCCAACAGCAATTAGAGCATTGGCAAAACAAGGTACAGAATTGGTGGATAAATATGATTTGTCTTCGTTAAAAGTTTTGGGTTCTGTTGGTGAACCCATAAATGAAGAAGCATGGCATTGGTATAATGATAATGTTGGTAAAAAGAAAAGTCCGATTATAGATTCTTGGTGGCAAACAGAAACTGGCGGAATCATGATTACTCCAATTCCGTATGTTACACCTACAAAACCAACCTATGCAACATTACCCTTTATAGGTATTCAACCAGCTTTGATGGATGAAAACGGACAAGAATTAAAAGGAAATCAAGTAGAAGGAAGGTTGTGTATAAAATTTCCTTGGCCAAGTATTGCGAGAACTATTTGGGGAAATCATCAACGATATAAAGAAACCTATTTTTCTGCTTTCGAAAATAACTATTTTACAGGCGATGGCGCCTTAAGAGACGAAGTTGGTTATTATCGAATAACTGGTAGAGTAGATGATGTTATTATTGTTTCTGGACATAATTTAGGAACTGCACCAATAGAAGATGCTATAAACGAGCATCCGGCAATTGCCGAATCTGCTATTGTTGGTTTTCCGCACGAAATTAAAGGAAGTGCTTTATACGGTTATATTACATTAAAGGATGCAGGAGAATATAGAAATCATGATAATCTTAAAAAAGAAATCAATCAATTAATTGCAGACAGAATTGGACCAATTGCAAAATTAGATAAAATTCAATTTTCTGAAGGATTGCCAAAAACACGTTCAGGAAAAATTATGCGTCGTATTTTAAGAAAAATTGCTGCTAATGAAATGGATAATTTAGGCGATACAAGTACATTGTTAAACCCGGAAGTTGTGCAAAGTATTATTGATAATCGATTGTAA
- a CDS encoding carboxypeptidase-like regulatory domain-containing protein: MKKPHLILFFILNFSLAISSQIVIKGKILDENNKPLTGANILAFPTNNGKLAHNVSDNLGNYTLSLTKNTTYNTSISFMGFITRKEILNNTKKDSIINFILKEDPNKLEEIVIKYKIPVRIRKDTTTYNTDAFTNGKERKLKQVLKKLPGVEVDRKGNVTVKGKKVTTLLVDNKKFFTGDTKLAVNNIPADVIDKIDVIEDYHENAFMKGLEKSDEIAMNISLKEDKKKFVFGDIEAGLGIKNRYVLHPAIFKYSPKTNYSFIGDFNNTNRKSFTLRDYINFDGGLDMNNLKEVIQSPVVKLLRNQNFTASKHKFGGYNMQHAKNEKLSISSFLIALSDKTNSRVENFRNYLIDNITERLREDERNNQNLFLGKIQFLYKPEENTRIKYYTKFEKTSINQTIENNRDLANSIINFNENNLINSDKINSYLKAEKKFSTYHTSQAIVNFNFNKIDDSTNWLTNTNIFPNNIPINEKESINVLKKSSTEKFEYNVALKHFWILDNVNHLYFNVGNNFEQNKFKSNLQQDNTTISNFSNNLYHNQFTIFTSILYKKLIGDAIFTAELKYQNYYRTSLDLNNNSSYQSNLLLPKIEMDWDITNRKKLIFKYNLTNTFPSTRQLISNNILNNYNNIYTGNTDLKETFYHFVSLSYRNYKTYGWSFYPSIYYKIRNNQVQNIFNTSTIFNIINPINIDTPNKSLTTNFRVVYNYKYWKATVLTEYTNSNYATFINNNKIKSNNNSFLTRASFRTVYDNKPNIDFSYSQTHKDNTNSLFSAISNLSNLDVAVDYEYKNWKFKTEYLYNFYKNNATKNTNSFNELNASIFYQKENSPWGFELLGTNIGNNISKLNSTLSSNLFSERRTLVFPRTFVVKAIYKL; encoded by the coding sequence ATGAAAAAACCACATCTAATTTTATTTTTTATATTAAACTTTTCTCTTGCTATATCCTCACAAATAGTAATAAAAGGTAAAATTTTAGATGAAAATAATAAACCATTAACTGGCGCAAATATTTTAGCTTTCCCCACCAATAATGGTAAATTAGCCCATAACGTTAGTGATAATTTAGGCAATTATACTTTATCGCTTACAAAGAACACAACTTATAATACCTCTATAAGTTTTATGGGCTTTATAACTAGAAAAGAAATTTTAAACAATACTAAAAAAGATAGTATTATTAATTTTATTTTAAAGGAAGACCCCAATAAATTAGAAGAAATTGTAATTAAATATAAAATTCCGGTAAGAATTAGAAAAGACACTACCACATATAATACAGATGCTTTTACAAATGGTAAAGAACGTAAACTAAAACAAGTTTTAAAAAAATTACCTGGCGTAGAAGTAGATAGAAAAGGGAATGTTACTGTAAAAGGTAAAAAAGTAACGACACTTTTAGTAGATAATAAAAAGTTTTTTACGGGAGACACAAAATTGGCAGTAAACAACATACCTGCAGATGTAATTGACAAAATAGATGTTATAGAAGATTATCATGAAAATGCTTTTATGAAAGGTTTAGAAAAATCTGATGAAATTGCGATGAACATTAGCTTAAAAGAAGACAAAAAAAAGTTTGTGTTTGGAGATATAGAGGCAGGTTTAGGTATTAAAAACAGATATGTTTTACATCCTGCAATTTTTAAATACAGCCCAAAAACTAATTATAGTTTTATTGGAGATTTTAACAATACAAACAGAAAATCTTTTACTTTAAGAGATTATATAAATTTTGATGGTGGTTTAGACATGAATAACTTAAAAGAAGTTATTCAATCTCCGGTTGTAAAATTATTAAGAAATCAAAATTTTACAGCTAGTAAACACAAATTTGGTGGTTACAACATGCAACATGCTAAAAATGAAAAACTGAGTATTAGTTCTTTTTTAATTGCACTATCAGATAAAACAAATAGTCGTGTAGAAAACTTTAGAAATTATTTAATAGATAATATTACTGAAAGATTGCGCGAAGATGAAAGAAATAATCAGAATTTGTTCTTAGGAAAAATACAATTCTTATATAAACCAGAAGAAAATACAAGAATTAAATATTATACTAAATTTGAAAAGACTTCGATAAACCAAACCATCGAAAACAATAGAGATTTAGCTAATTCAATAATAAACTTTAATGAAAATAATTTAATTAATTCTGATAAAATAAATTCTTATTTAAAAGCAGAAAAAAAGTTTTCTACTTACCATACATCACAAGCAATTGTAAATTTTAATTTTAATAAAATTGATGATTCCACAAATTGGTTAACAAACACTAATATTTTCCCAAATAATATTCCCATCAATGAGAAAGAAAGTATAAATGTTCTAAAAAAATCTTCAACTGAAAAGTTTGAATATAATGTGGCTTTAAAGCACTTTTGGATATTAGATAATGTGAATCATCTTTATTTTAATGTTGGTAATAATTTCGAACAAAATAAATTTAAGAGTAATTTACAACAAGATAATACAACTATTAGTAATTTTTCTAATAATCTATATCACAACCAATTTACAATTTTTACAAGTATTTTATATAAAAAATTAATTGGTGATGCTATTTTTACGGCAGAATTAAAATATCAAAATTACTACAGAACAAGTTTAGACCTTAATAACAACAGCTCTTATCAATCTAATTTACTACTACCTAAAATTGAAATGGATTGGGATATTACTAATAGAAAGAAGCTTATCTTTAAATACAACCTTACAAATACATTTCCAAGCACAAGACAATTAATTTCTAATAATATTTTAAATAATTACAATAATATCTATACTGGTAACACGGATTTAAAAGAAACTTTTTATCACTTTGTTAGTTTAAGTTATAGAAATTACAAAACCTATGGTTGGAGTTTTTACCCAAGTATTTATTATAAGATAAGAAATAATCAAGTCCAGAATATTTTTAACACTTCAACTATTTTTAATATTATTAATCCTATTAACATTGATACTCCCAACAAATCTTTAACTACAAATTTTAGAGTTGTTTACAATTATAAATACTGGAAAGCTACTGTATTAACAGAATATACAAATTCCAATTACGCAACATTTATAAACAATAATAAAATTAAGTCTAATAATAATTCATTTTTAACCCGAGCCAGTTTTAGAACTGTATATGATAATAAACCAAATATAGATTTTTCATATTCTCAAACACATAAAGACAACACAAACTCTTTATTTAGTGCAATTTCTAATTTATCTAATTTAGATGTTGCTGTAGATTATGAGTACAAAAATTGGAAATTTAAAACTGAATATTTGTATAATTTTTATAAAAATAACGCTACTAAAAACACCAATTCGTTTAACGAATTAAATGCTTCCATTTTTTATCAAAAAGAAAATAGTCCTTGGGGCTTTGAACTATTAGGCACAAATATTGGTAACAATATTTCTAAATTAAATTCTACTTTGTCTTCAAATTTATTTTCTGAAAGAAGAACTCTTGTTTTCCCTAGAACATTTGTCGTAAAAGCAATCTACAAATTATAA